One window of the Daphnia pulex isolate KAP4 chromosome 8, ASM2113471v1 genome contains the following:
- the LOC124199681 gene encoding protein arginine methyltransferase NDUFAF7 homolog, mitochondrial-like isoform X3 — MQMCPHNRYIHFNECLFLIQLIAIWLINEWTKCGKPTPFQIVELGPGRGTLMSDVLRVFSKFKMAESDFSVSLVEVSPYLSQIQEKCLCKTQNEKISELPIDSHHYKESKSLYGSPVRWYNHISDLPRTFTLFLAHEFFDALPIHKLVKVNQGWREVLIDLNREDSTLRYVLSRERTPASLYCRENEVRKDLEISPQSSVMIQVMASRIHQDGGYFLIDSNNTDNTKIYTIIGIGLVIDYGHEGDKTDTFRGFKNHKLHDPLVEPGTADLTADVDFSALKWAATHPRSVEDWKANLTFGTVDQKDFLTRMGINMRLEKLLASCRNEKLANDLKSAHRMLTDPMEMGSKFKFLALYPAVMEKILLKYPPPGFS; from the exons ATGCAAATGTGTCCACACAATAGGTACATACATTTTAATGAatgcctttttttaattcagctGATTGCCATCTGGCTTATAAATGAATGGACCAAATGTGGAAAACCAACACCTTTTCAAATAGTAGAACTGGGTCCTGGAAGAGGAACACTGATGTCTGATGTCCTACGggtgttttcaaaatttaagaTGGCAGAATCTGATTTCTCTGTTAGCTTAGTAGAAGTTAGTCCATACCTGAGCCAAATTCAAGAGAAATGCCTCTGTAAaactcaaaatgaaaaaatcagtGAATTGCCTATAGATTCTCATCATTACAAGGAATCTAAATCATTGTACGGATCACCTGTGCGGTGGTACAACCACATATCGGATCTCCCACGCACCTTCACTCTTTTTCTAGCTCACGAGTTCTTTGACGCACTACCAATTCACAAGTTAGTTAAGGTCAATCAGGGCTGGAGAGAAGTTTTGATTGACCTTAATCGAGAAGACTCCACCTTACGATACGTTCTTTCCCGCGAACGCACTCCCGCTTCtctctattgtcgg GAAAATGAAGTCAGAAAAGATCTTGAAATTAGCCCGCAGAGTTCAGTCATGATTCAAGTAATGGCTTCTAGAATTCATCAAGATGGAGGTTATTTCTTAATTGATTCAAACAATACCGATAACACTAAAATTTATACAATAATAGGTATTGGATTGGTGATCGATTATGGCCACGAAGGGGATAAAACTGATACTTttaga GGCTTTAAGAATCATAAACTCCACGACCCACTAGTCGAACCTGGAACAGCAGACTTGACGGCCGATGTTGATTTCTCTGCATTAAAGTGGGCAGCTACTCACCCCAGATCTGTTGAAGACTGGAAAGCAAATTTAACATTTGGCACAGTAGACCAGAAAGACTTTCTAACGAGAATGGGGATCAATATGAGGCTTGAGAAACTCCTTGCGTCTTGCCGAAACGAAAAACTGGCTAATGACTTGAAATCAGCACATCGGATGTTAACGGATCCTATGGAGATGGGCAGCAAATTCAAGTTCCTTGCTCTCTACCCAGCAGTgatggaaaaaattcttttgaaatatccTCCTCCAGGATTTAGttag